A window of the Emys orbicularis isolate rEmyOrb1 chromosome 1, rEmyOrb1.hap1, whole genome shotgun sequence genome harbors these coding sequences:
- the KCTD12 gene encoding BTB/POZ domain-containing protein KCTD12, translating into MALADSARGLPNGGGVSPAAGPGSGAAGSSAFPEIVELNVGGQVYVTRRGTVVSVRDSLLWRMFSQQQPGELPRDSKGRFFLDRDGFLFRYILDYLRDLQLVLPEHFPERSRLQREAEYFQLPELARRLAQGRGAAGGGTRPAALNRDGSLCADEPPSLLGYLEAEPPEAAGAASAPSPTSSRSPSGGPLLTPSQSLDGGAGRRSGYITIGYRGSYTIGREAQADAKFRRVARITVCGKTALAKEVFGETLNESRDPDRPPERYTARYYLKFNFLEQAFDRLSEAGFRMAACSSTGTCAFAPEQGGPADDKIWTSYTEYVFCRD; encoded by the coding sequence ATGGCCCTGGCGGACAGCGCCCGGGGGTTGCCGAACGGGGGCGGCGTGTCCCCAGCGGCGGGGCCGGGCTCGGGGGCCGCGGGCTCGTCCGCCTTCCCGGAGATCGTGGAGCTGAACGTGGGCGGGCAGGTGTATGTGACGCGGCGCGGCACGGTGGTGTCGGTGCGGGACTCGCTGCTCTGGCGCATGTTCTCGCAGCAGCAGCCCGGCGAGCTGCCCCGGGACAGCAAAGGCCGCTTCTTCCTCGACCGCGACGGCTTCCTCTTCCGCTACATCCTGGACTACCTGCGGGACCTGCAGCTGGTGCTGCCCGAGCACTTCCCCGAGCGCAGCCGCCTGCAGCGGGAGGCCGAGTACTTCCAGCTGCCCGAGCTGGCGCGCCGCCTGGCGCAGGGCCGGGGGGCGGCCGGCGGGGGGACGCGCCCCGCCGCCCTGAACCGCGACGGCTCCCTCTGCGCCGACGAGCCCCCGTCCCTGCTCGGCTACCTGGAGGCGGAGCCGCCCGAGGCCGCGGGCGCCGCCTCGGCCCCGTCGCCCACCTCCAGCCGCAGCCCCTCCGGCGGCCCGCTGCTCACCCCGTCGCAGTCCCTggacggcggggcggggcggcgctcgggctACATCACCATCGGCTACCGCGGCTCCTACACCATCGGGCGGGAGGCGCAGGCCGACGCCAAGTTCCGGCGGGTGGCGCGCATCACCGTGTGCGGCAAGACCGCGCTGGCCAAGGAGGTGTTCGGCGAGACGCTGAACGAGAGCCGCGACCCCGACCGGCCCCCCGAGCGCTACACCGCCCGCTACTACCTCAAGTTCAACTTCCTGGAGCAGGCCTTCGACCGCCTCTCCGAGGCCGGCTTCCGCATGGCCGCCTGCTCCTCCACCGGCACCTGCGCCTTCGCCCCCGAGCAGGGCGGCCCCGCCGACGACAAGATCTGGACCAGCTACACCGAGTACGTGTTCTGCAGGGACTGA